A stretch of the Candidatus Jettenia sp. AMX2 genome encodes the following:
- a CDS encoding radical SAM protein has protein sequence MFKPAYINLYRTGKLDERVESARKLLKECQICPRRCKVNRLENKSGICKVGRLPKVSSYNPHFGEESPLVGMHGSGTIFITSCNLGCVFCQNYDISHLGEGYEVSFERFAQMMIELQNMDCHNINFVTPTHVVPQILEALPIAIRGGLKIPLVYNTGGYDLVETLQLLDGIFDIYMPDFKFSDNDTAARLCRAEDYPEVAMKAIKEMHRQVGDLVINERGIAERGLIVRHLVMPNELAGTCKVMQFLAGEISRNTYVNIMDQYYPCGLARQYPEINRRITAEEFEYALRIAHEEGIRRLAD, from the coding sequence ATGTTCAAACCAGCTTATATAAATCTGTACCGGACGGGTAAACTTGACGAGAGGGTCGAAAGTGCCCGGAAATTATTAAAAGAGTGCCAGATATGTCCGAGACGATGCAAGGTCAACCGGCTTGAAAATAAATCAGGTATTTGTAAGGTGGGCAGATTGCCAAAGGTTTCGAGTTATAATCCGCACTTTGGAGAAGAATCTCCATTGGTTGGCATGCATGGTTCAGGAACTATCTTTATTACTTCGTGTAATTTGGGCTGCGTATTCTGTCAAAATTATGATATCAGCCATCTGGGAGAAGGATACGAAGTTTCTTTCGAACGATTCGCACAAATGATGATCGAATTACAGAATATGGATTGTCACAATATTAATTTTGTTACCCCTACCCATGTTGTACCCCAGATACTCGAAGCACTTCCCATTGCCATCAGGGGAGGTTTAAAGATACCACTGGTCTATAACACCGGTGGTTATGATCTCGTGGAAACCTTGCAATTACTGGATGGAATTTTCGACATTTACATGCCCGATTTTAAATTCTCCGATAATGATACTGCAGCCAGATTGTGCAGGGCAGAGGACTATCCCGAAGTAGCCATGAAGGCTATTAAGGAGATGCACAGACAGGTAGGCGACCTTGTTATAAACGAACGTGGTATTGCAGAAAGAGGGCTGATCGTCCGGCATCTTGTTATGCCCAATGAATTAGCCGGAACATGCAAGGTTATGCAGTTTCTGGCCGGGGAAATCTCACGAAATACCTATGTTAATATCATGGATCAATATTATCCCTGTGGTCTTGCCCGCCAATATCCGGAAATCAACCGCCGGATCACCGCTGAAGAATTTGAGTATGCCCTCCGGATCGCGCATGAAGAAGGTATCCGCAGGTTAGCTGATTAA
- a CDS encoding M28 family peptidase, protein MPELNIVSYKVPLSGYIIPQTRWSDHASFWDSGYPALMLADTAMFRNPYYHTPYDKYENLDFIFMVNVTKAVISVILNLDNYSAESVPS, encoded by the coding sequence GTGCCTGAGCTTAATATAGTATCATATAAGGTGCCGTTATCAGGTTATATTATCCCCCAAACCAGATGGAGTGATCATGCCTCCTTTTGGGATAGCGGATACCCGGCCCTTATGTTGGCTGACACGGCCATGTTCCGGAATCCTTACTACCATACACCATATGATAAATACGAAAACCTTGATTTTATCTTTATGGTAAATGTAACGAAGGCCGTAATCAGTGTTATTCTGAATCTTGATAACTATAGCGCAGAATCCGTCCCTTCATAA
- the cobI gene encoding precorrin-2 C(20)-methyltransferase, producing MKTGSFYGIGLGPGDQEFLTLKAVRIIRNADCIFVPKSGSKEDSIALEIVREYVKDKKVIEQVYPMTKDRLVLTSAWRKAAEEILAEINAGYDVAYLTLGDPLTFSTYIYLLRQLETMLPGQEIHTIPGITSYNAAASAANYPLLSGDERLAVIPVPDDMNELRPVLEAFDTVVMMKVAKKLNEVIELLEELRLTDNALFASYIGQKNAFFTHDLISLRYSGRGYMSVLIVKRGYDKKTQINAGRKTGHG from the coding sequence ATGAAAACAGGTAGCTTCTATGGTATTGGCCTTGGTCCCGGTGACCAGGAATTTCTCACACTGAAGGCGGTTCGTATTATCCGGAATGCAGATTGTATCTTTGTTCCGAAGTCCGGCTCCAAAGAGGATAGTATTGCGCTGGAGATTGTCCGGGAGTACGTAAAAGATAAAAAGGTGATTGAGCAGGTTTATCCCATGACGAAGGACAGATTGGTCCTTACCTCAGCATGGCGCAAAGCCGCTGAAGAAATTTTGGCAGAGATCAACGCCGGATACGATGTAGCGTATCTGACACTGGGGGATCCCCTGACCTTTAGTACCTACATCTATTTGCTGCGCCAACTGGAAACCATGCTGCCGGGGCAGGAGATCCATACCATTCCCGGCATTACCTCATATAATGCTGCGGCAAGTGCAGCTAATTATCCGCTATTATCCGGGGATGAACGGCTGGCGGTAATTCCCGTGCCGGATGATATGAATGAATTACGCCCTGTCCTTGAAGCGTTCGACACCGTTGTCATGATGAAGGTCGCAAAGAAACTGAATGAAGTAATTGAATTACTTGAGGAGCTAAGGCTCACAGACAATGCCTTATTCGCCTCGTATATCGGACAAAAAAATGCTTTTTTTACCCACGATCTGATATCTCTCAGGTATAGTGGAAGGGGATATATGTCCGTTCTTATCGTAAAACGGGGCTACGATAAAAAGACGCAGATAAACGCTGGTAGAAAAACGGGACACGGATGA
- the cbiE gene encoding precorrin-6y C5,15-methyltransferase (decarboxylating) subunit CbiE has translation MDKQQRNKVIIIGCGPGLKSYIFPRALSYIKKADILVGSRRLLKLFPDSNARKIVLEKNYRTMIDKIGAWSYTEQVVVLVSGDPGFFSYTKMMVKTLGRENCMIIPGISSIQLAFAAIGESWDDACFISLHGRDSGHKELVKKVREHDKVGILTDDKNTPAVIARRLLKNGMRGRRMYVCENLSLPDERICEMDLTSALTIKTKGMVVVVVIRE, from the coding sequence ATGGATAAACAGCAAAGAAATAAGGTTATCATTATCGGATGCGGACCGGGGCTGAAGTCATATATCTTCCCCAGGGCCCTTTCTTATATTAAAAAGGCGGATATCCTTGTAGGAAGCCGCCGGTTGCTCAAGCTGTTTCCAGATAGTAATGCCCGGAAAATAGTCCTGGAAAAAAATTACCGGACTATGATAGATAAAATTGGTGCGTGGAGTTACACGGAACAAGTCGTGGTACTGGTAAGCGGAGACCCCGGTTTTTTCAGTTACACAAAAATGATGGTGAAGACACTGGGCCGTGAGAACTGTATGATTATTCCTGGCATCAGCAGTATACAACTTGCCTTTGCCGCTATCGGAGAATCATGGGACGATGCGTGTTTCATCAGCCTGCACGGAAGGGATAGCGGACATAAAGAGCTTGTTAAAAAGGTCAGGGAACACGATAAGGTTGGAATACTAACGGATGATAAAAATACCCCTGCTGTTATTGCCAGGCGGTTGTTAAAAAATGGTATGAGAGGGAGACGCATGTATGTTTGCGAGAATCTTTCCCTGCCGGACGAGCGTATTTGTGAAATGGATTTAACCTCTGCACTGACCATAAAAACAAAAGGGATGGTTGTGGTGGTTGTGATCAGAGAATGA
- the cbiD gene encoding cobalt-precorrin-5B (C(1))-methyltransferase CbiD, translating into MSITPITLRSGYTTGSCATAAAKAAATGLVKGIIPDDEEIGTPAGIRLKLKILHKQLFHNWSGCAVQKDAGDDPDVTNGCRVYARVERNDTGLIEIDGGEGVGRVTRPGLQVPVGKAAINPVPQRMIESAVREVIGAGAGVRVVISVPDGKALGEKTFNPRLGIVGGISIIGTTGIVRPMSEDAFRVSLLCGLDIARAMGYETVVLVPGSLGERSVRNLVAIPGDQIVQISNFVGFMLEEALRRQFKRIILAGHPGKLAKLLRGDFHTHSVVSGPANDILLDIIRHMHLPDAVYNALEGSSTVEGIVRVLHDVNVPVMDNVAGMIEDKVLEFCREKQPSVVIETGIILFDMKSSVTGISDGAKKWINSKEIRLSLSDADRG; encoded by the coding sequence ATGTCAATTACACCAATAACTTTACGGTCAGGTTATACAACGGGAAGCTGTGCAACTGCGGCAGCAAAGGCAGCGGCAACCGGCCTTGTAAAAGGGATCATCCCCGATGATGAAGAGATCGGTACCCCGGCTGGTATCAGGCTCAAACTAAAAATCCTCCACAAGCAACTCTTTCACAATTGGTCCGGGTGTGCCGTGCAAAAAGATGCCGGGGATGATCCTGATGTGACTAACGGGTGCAGGGTATATGCACGGGTTGAACGGAACGACACAGGTTTAATAGAGATTGACGGCGGAGAGGGGGTCGGACGGGTAACCAGGCCAGGATTGCAGGTTCCTGTCGGTAAAGCGGCAATTAATCCCGTGCCGCAGCGCATGATTGAGAGCGCCGTACGGGAGGTTATTGGTGCCGGTGCCGGCGTAAGGGTTGTAATCTCCGTACCGGACGGTAAGGCTTTGGGGGAGAAGACGTTTAACCCCAGGCTTGGCATTGTGGGCGGGATATCTATTATCGGTACTACGGGTATCGTCAGACCAATGTCGGAAGATGCCTTCAGGGTCTCGTTGTTATGCGGACTCGATATTGCCCGTGCGATGGGATACGAAACAGTGGTACTGGTGCCAGGCAGTCTGGGTGAACGTTCTGTCCGCAACCTGGTTGCAATTCCCGGGGATCAGATCGTTCAGATAAGTAATTTCGTAGGTTTTATGCTGGAGGAGGCGCTGAGAAGGCAGTTTAAAAGAATTATCCTTGCAGGGCATCCGGGGAAACTTGCTAAATTGCTACGGGGTGATTTTCATACCCACAGTGTTGTGTCAGGGCCTGCAAATGATATCCTTTTAGATATCATCCGGCATATGCATCTTCCTGATGCAGTGTACAATGCTTTGGAAGGGTCTTCTACGGTAGAAGGAATTGTCAGGGTACTACATGATGTGAATGTGCCGGTAATGGACAATGTAGCAGGAATGATCGAGGATAAGGTGCTTGAATTTTGCAGGGAAAAACAACCATCCGTCGTGATAGAAACCGGCATTATCCTCTTTGATATGAAGAGTTCCGTTACAGGTATCTCGGATGGTGCTAAGAAATGGATAAACAGCAAAGAAATAAGGTTATCATTATCGGATGCGGACCGGGGCTGA
- a CDS encoding LuxR C-terminal-related transcriptional regulator has translation MPPKQTNHFNGIESTVYEGNFNQGSSSSSAFVVYVPQLKKKDTILYCNEEAHSVLFRSFSGSGNGRIYFSYVASLCARWKELLDKRSDVFMETVKKGGNEADFLDLLKSERRVFGVTGVVLDTGYLRPAGPEQKVQYLFIMERVSRDSLNLSRIFRMWNLNNREKEIIRLLLDDRSNKEIAQIIGLSLNTVKGYMKLLTRKFGVTTRTGIVAALMTGRPKLLG, from the coding sequence ATGCCTCCGAAACAAACGAACCATTTTAACGGTATTGAAAGCACGGTCTATGAAGGTAACTTTAACCAGGGTAGCTCGTCTTCATCAGCCTTCGTGGTATATGTTCCGCAGTTGAAAAAGAAGGATACGATACTTTACTGTAATGAAGAGGCGCATAGCGTCCTTTTCCGGTCATTTTCCGGCTCAGGGAACGGGAGGATATATTTTTCGTATGTTGCATCGTTGTGTGCGCGATGGAAAGAATTACTCGATAAGAGATCTGATGTGTTCATGGAAACCGTGAAAAAGGGGGGGAACGAGGCAGATTTTTTAGATTTGCTTAAAAGTGAACGAAGGGTGTTTGGGGTAACAGGGGTCGTTCTTGACACCGGTTACCTGCGGCCTGCTGGCCCGGAACAAAAGGTACAATACCTGTTTATTATGGAAAGAGTATCCCGTGATTCGTTAAACCTTTCCAGGATTTTCAGGATGTGGAATCTGAACAACCGCGAAAAGGAAATAATACGGTTGCTTCTTGATGACAGAAGCAATAAGGAAATAGCCCAGATTATTGGCCTGAGTCTCAATACGGTGAAAGGGTACATGAAGCTCCTGACAAGAAAATTTGGCGTTACCACAAGGACGGGAATCGTTGCTGCTCTCATGACCGGAAGACCGAAACTGCTTGGTTAA
- a CDS encoding Ig-like domain-containing protein, which yields MKINAADSVTGQGSNTTLIGKDLYICFTVNESVVIPNINTTLTVDQQCVLLNAGEVDLKATLKESNSNSKPISEAIIYFYINPELDPDGNLTGNNEDNYIGYATTNEDGIATLTFNVNGLGVEDHNLYAEYRGYSNYNPSNDSNTPWH from the coding sequence GTGAAGATCAATGCTGCAGACTCAGTTACAGGGCAGGGATCTAACACAACGCTGATTGGAAAAGACCTCTACATCTGCTTCACCGTTAATGAATCAGTCGTAATCCCGAATATCAATACTACGCTAACTGTGGATCAACAATGTGTTCTTTTGAATGCAGGCGAGGTCGATCTAAAAGCAACCCTGAAAGAATCTAACAGCAATAGTAAACCAATTTCTGAGGCCATAATTTACTTCTACATCAATCCGGAACTTGACCCAGACGGCAATCTTACTGGTAATAATGAGGATAATTACATAGGCTATGCAACAACCAATGAAGATGGTATTGCAACCCTGACTTTCAACGTCAACGGCCTGGGAGTGGAAGACCATAACCTTTATGCCGAATACAGAGGATACTCAAACTATAATCCATCGAACGATAGTAACACCCCTTGGCATTAA
- a CDS encoding PxKF domain-containing protein, giving the protein MPNTEDTQTIIHRTIVTPLGINYLFIGFQPPINASGNSKFASGKVIPIKIRFVDANLQSVPDAKPEVWLKNLSSAISLGEENAATSVSSADTGCIMRYVPADGHYIYNWDLGSLNNGCYEVFVRLYDSPTCSKNPYSVLITVDKKGKK; this is encoded by the coding sequence ATGCCGAATACAGAGGATACTCAAACTATAATCCATCGAACGATAGTAACACCCCTTGGCATTAACTATCTGTTTATAGGCTTCCAGCCTCCTATTAACGCCTCAGGTAACAGCAAATTTGCTAGTGGTAAAGTGATTCCCATCAAAATCAGGTTTGTCGACGCCAACTTACAATCGGTACCTGATGCTAAACCAGAAGTATGGTTAAAAAATCTTTCCAGTGCTATAAGTCTTGGCGAAGAAAATGCAGCAACATCTGTGTCTTCCGCTGATACTGGCTGTATTATGCGATATGTGCCCGCAGACGGCCATTATATCTATAACTGGGATCTTGGTAGTCTGAACAATGGTTGCTACGAAGTATTCGTAAGATTATACGACAGCCCTACCTGCAGCAAGAATCCCTACTCCGTACTCATAACGGTCGATAAGAAGGGTAAGAAGTAA
- a CDS encoding precorrin-8X methylmutase, with the protein MKTGIILISHGSKLSTGNEGLFKVADMLRAMNRWDRVEAAFLQLAEPGFGEVVKKIVEQGIDRIVVVPLLLFRGNHVYKDIPEMLELEKSHYPQVEFIYANNIGADERIALIAADRIHEVLIEKQYGNKLRIEQPQAIVDESFDIIDKLVDLESVPELHRPVIRRAIHAAGDTEYAYNLVFHPQAVEAGIRSVREGKNIVTDVNMVRSGISGGPVEKFGGKIICKIGDKSVIDDATRLGKTRAIMAMQHSVDEMKDGVVVIGNAPTALFELIQLIKKGQAQPALVVGIPVGFVGAVEAKYALKEISVPYITNTNRKGGSAVAASVMNAMIQLAKDMEK; encoded by the coding sequence ATGAAAACAGGCATTATACTTATTTCACATGGCAGTAAATTAAGCACCGGTAACGAGGGTTTGTTCAAGGTTGCCGATATGCTTCGTGCAATGAACCGGTGGGATAGGGTAGAGGCGGCATTCTTACAACTGGCAGAGCCAGGATTTGGCGAGGTTGTTAAAAAGATAGTGGAACAGGGTATTGACCGGATCGTCGTAGTGCCGCTGTTACTTTTCAGGGGGAATCATGTGTATAAAGATATCCCTGAGATGTTAGAGCTGGAAAAATCGCATTATCCGCAGGTGGAGTTTATTTATGCCAATAATATTGGCGCAGATGAACGGATTGCCCTCATTGCGGCAGACCGTATCCATGAGGTACTGATCGAAAAACAGTACGGGAACAAGCTGCGTATTGAACAGCCGCAGGCGATTGTTGATGAGAGTTTTGATATCATCGATAAGCTTGTCGATCTGGAGTCCGTGCCTGAACTGCACAGGCCGGTTATCCGGCGTGCCATACATGCAGCGGGCGATACGGAGTATGCATACAATCTCGTATTCCATCCGCAGGCCGTTGAGGCAGGCATCCGGTCCGTAAGGGAGGGGAAGAATATCGTTACCGATGTAAACATGGTGAGGTCGGGTATCAGCGGGGGGCCGGTTGAGAAATTCGGAGGCAAGATAATCTGCAAGATTGGTGATAAATCTGTCATTGACGATGCCACCCGATTGGGAAAGACACGTGCCATTATGGCCATGCAGCATTCCGTCGATGAGATGAAAGACGGTGTTGTGGTCATTGGCAATGCCCCGACTGCATTATTCGAGCTTATTCAACTTATCAAAAAAGGTCAGGCACAGCCTGCCTTGGTGGTGGGCATCCCTGTGGGTTTTGTAGGTGCCGTTGAGGCGAAATATGCGTTAAAGGAGATTTCTGTTCCTTACATAACCAATACAAACAGAAAGGGAGGAAGTGCTGTGGCAGCATCGGTTATGAATGCTATGATACAACTGGCGAAGGATATGGAAAAATAA
- the dusB gene encoding tRNA dihydrouridine synthase DusB, protein MNPGFFIRGIPICGDLILSPMAGFSDVPYRLICREFGMAMSYLEVVSMDGVLWKNKKTFQLLDFRPIERPVAFQILGNDEDKLSEACRMMEVLGPDIIDVNMGCPVSDIAGKGAGAGLLRYPVKIGRIFRMLTKILRVPVTGKIRLGWDDKSRNYLDVARILEDSGASLIAVHGRTRSQLFRGKADWDAIAEVKQTVKIPVIGNGDVKCAADIEHIKRHTGCDGIMIGRAAIGNPWIFQYRDRDHVPYSEKIEVIRRHLSLMQAYYGNEIGIILFRKHITKYITALPLATELRPLLVRCKNSEEIIDLMNSYEKRVQGHKAA, encoded by the coding sequence ATGAATCCTGGTTTTTTCATACGGGGTATCCCTATCTGTGGGGATTTGATCCTGTCACCTATGGCCGGGTTTTCGGATGTCCCGTACCGGTTAATCTGTCGTGAATTCGGTATGGCAATGAGCTATCTTGAAGTTGTTTCCATGGACGGTGTGCTGTGGAAGAACAAGAAAACCTTTCAACTTTTGGATTTCAGGCCTATTGAAAGGCCTGTTGCATTCCAGATACTTGGTAATGATGAAGATAAACTTTCAGAGGCATGCCGGATGATGGAGGTATTAGGACCTGATATCATTGATGTCAACATGGGCTGTCCGGTATCGGATATTGCTGGTAAAGGGGCCGGGGCAGGGCTTCTGAGATATCCGGTGAAAATAGGGCGGATTTTCCGGATGCTGACGAAGATACTCCGTGTTCCGGTAACCGGGAAGATCAGGCTGGGATGGGATGACAAATCACGCAATTACCTTGATGTTGCACGGATTTTAGAAGACAGCGGCGCATCCCTCATTGCCGTACACGGACGGACTAGATCTCAGCTTTTCCGGGGCAAGGCAGATTGGGACGCTATTGCTGAGGTGAAACAGACGGTAAAGATCCCCGTTATCGGAAACGGCGATGTGAAATGTGCGGCAGATATTGAACATATAAAACGGCATACCGGCTGTGACGGTATAATGATCGGACGCGCCGCTATCGGTAACCCGTGGATATTTCAGTATAGGGACAGGGATCATGTGCCCTATAGCGAAAAAATTGAGGTTATCCGGCGCCATTTGTCACTTATGCAGGCATACTATGGGAATGAGATTGGGATAATTCTTTTCCGTAAACACATAACAAAATATATTACCGCTTTGCCATTGGCTACTGAATTACGACCACTTCTGGTTAGATGCAAAAATTCTGAGGAGATTATTGACCTTATGAATTCCTATGAGAAGCGCGTTCAGGGACATAAGGCTGCTTGA
- the ubiE gene encoding bifunctional demethylmenaquinone methyltransferase/2-methoxy-6-polyprenyl-1,4-benzoquinol methylase UbiE, translating to MITQTDLLTKKGVYIRQMFGSIARVYDLLNTILSFNLDKKWRTFAVKVSKVAPDAKVLDVCTGTGDLAIAYAKALSNEGKVIGSDFCHEMVRLADQKLRKKGLLGKIKVIGADTLCLPFRDNYFHVSAVAFGIRNVSDLRSGIAEMMRITAPGGRVVILEFSQPINPLFKKIYYGYFKKILPFIGRLISRSKYNAYSYLPSSVLNFPDRYGLQAEMEACGLVHVEIYSKTFGIVTVHVGQKPSL from the coding sequence ATGATTACACAAACTGACTTGTTAACAAAAAAAGGGGTTTATATCCGGCAGATGTTTGGTTCGATCGCCAGGGTATATGACCTTTTAAATACTATTTTGAGCTTTAACCTTGATAAGAAATGGCGGACATTTGCCGTAAAGGTCAGCAAGGTTGCTCCGGATGCAAAGGTTCTGGACGTTTGCACCGGTACGGGTGATCTGGCAATTGCATACGCAAAGGCCTTAAGCAATGAAGGGAAAGTAATCGGAAGCGATTTTTGCCATGAGATGGTCAGGCTTGCAGACCAGAAGCTCCGGAAAAAAGGACTTTTGGGGAAGATAAAGGTAATCGGGGCCGATACCCTGTGTTTACCTTTTCGTGATAATTATTTTCACGTCTCAGCAGTTGCCTTCGGGATAAGGAATGTATCGGATTTAAGGTCAGGCATTGCCGAAATGATGCGAATAACCGCACCGGGCGGACGTGTTGTAATCCTTGAATTCTCACAACCCATAAACCCGCTCTTCAAGAAGATCTATTACGGTTATTTTAAAAAAATACTGCCCTTTATCGGACGGCTTATCTCACGCAGTAAATACAACGCTTACTCCTATCTCCCCTCGTCTGTGCTGAACTTTCCTGACCGTTACGGTTTGCAGGCAGAGATGGAGGCTTGTGGTCTTGTTCATGTGGAGATCTATTCAAAAACATTCGGGATTGTTACGGTACACGTCGGACAGAAACCTTCTCTATGA
- the pheT gene encoding phenylalanine--tRNA ligase subunit beta, with the protein MISVSFTRTTSVFYLNFKVKISYNWLKEYVDFGLSAVELAEKLTDAGLVVADIKPVDDDFCLEVEVTSNRPDCLGIIGIAREVSAVIERDLCLPEIHDEVMYKETEGFTVFVEEPLLCPHYTATIIRNVKVKPSPEFIQKRLLCLGLRPVNNIVDITNYVMMETGQPLHAFDLDKISDRTVKVRRARDGEEIVTIQGALRPLFHDMLVIADSKKPVAIAGIMGNKETEVSASTTNILLECALFEPRQVRRTSKALGLASDSSYRFERGTDPEGVIFASQRAVKLMRSYADGMIFEKTIDIKSREYEKKMITLRPGRLTKVLGREITRDVTCNILKRLQFTVIHTLSGDINVEVPSFRGDVYREIDLIEEIARIYGYNNIPTKTSIPVRGSGKSKYEMAEDLIRQSLTGIGFFEVKTYSIVDASPFQLVNLWSDKEPVDIANPLRLEECRLRTCLLPNLITAKRYNINHGTDKVRIFEIARVYLAGEAAPLEKTCLSMLADTDFYSLKGTVELLLHQLGISSKCVWTPFCKPGLFREERAARILLDGRVLGYIGEASRDLGLKTEPCLLEIDVELLTEKSNFTKEYHALSQYPSVIRDLAVIVDERAAWASVEQCITGTHVPFLKEIQFFDIYRGKQIPAGKKSVAFSLCFQAHDRTLRGEEADAAVQAILDALRNKLGAELRTS; encoded by the coding sequence GTGATATCCGTCTCTTTTACGAGAACGACATCCGTTTTTTATCTCAATTTTAAGGTGAAGATTAGCTATAACTGGTTAAAAGAATATGTTGATTTTGGCTTATCCGCCGTGGAACTGGCGGAGAAGCTGACAGACGCAGGGCTTGTGGTTGCCGATATAAAACCCGTGGACGATGATTTCTGCCTGGAGGTGGAGGTTACCTCTAACCGGCCTGATTGTCTTGGGATTATTGGTATTGCACGGGAGGTATCGGCTGTGATTGAGAGAGACCTGTGCCTGCCGGAAATACATGATGAGGTCATGTATAAAGAAACGGAAGGCTTTACCGTTTTTGTTGAGGAACCTCTCTTATGTCCCCATTATACAGCAACAATTATACGGAACGTAAAGGTAAAACCCTCCCCGGAATTTATCCAAAAAAGGTTGTTGTGCCTGGGTCTCCGGCCGGTTAATAATATTGTTGATATTACCAATTACGTGATGATGGAGACGGGACAGCCGCTTCATGCCTTTGACCTGGATAAAATATCAGATCGTACCGTAAAGGTAAGAAGGGCAAGAGACGGTGAGGAAATCGTCACCATTCAGGGTGCACTGCGGCCGCTTTTTCATGATATGCTGGTTATTGCAGACAGTAAAAAACCGGTTGCCATTGCCGGGATTATGGGAAATAAGGAAACGGAGGTTTCTGCATCCACAACAAATATCCTTCTTGAATGTGCCCTATTCGAGCCAAGGCAGGTGCGGCGTACGTCAAAGGCGCTGGGGCTTGCTTCAGACTCCTCATACCGTTTCGAGAGAGGCACTGACCCTGAAGGGGTCATTTTTGCCTCTCAACGTGCTGTAAAACTCATGAGGAGTTATGCTGACGGAATGATTTTTGAAAAAACCATAGATATAAAATCGAGAGAGTATGAGAAAAAGATGATTACGCTTCGCCCCGGCAGGCTCACGAAAGTGCTTGGCAGGGAAATAACAAGGGACGTAACCTGTAATATCTTAAAAAGACTGCAATTTACCGTTATCCATACGCTAAGCGGTGATATTAATGTTGAGGTGCCAAGTTTCCGGGGTGATGTTTACCGGGAGATCGACCTTATTGAGGAGATTGCCAGGATTTATGGCTATAACAATATCCCCACAAAGACCTCCATTCCTGTACGCGGGAGCGGAAAGAGCAAATATGAGATGGCAGAGGACCTTATTCGTCAGTCTCTGACCGGCATCGGATTTTTCGAGGTGAAAACGTACAGCATCGTCGATGCCTCTCCGTTTCAGTTGGTAAATTTATGGTCTGACAAAGAGCCCGTTGACATTGCCAATCCGCTGAGGCTGGAAGAGTGCCGTTTGCGGACATGCCTCTTGCCGAACCTTATTACGGCAAAGAGGTATAATATCAATCATGGCACTGATAAGGTAAGGATTTTTGAGATTGCAAGGGTTTATCTTGCAGGTGAAGCGGCACCGCTTGAGAAAACATGCCTGTCCATGCTGGCAGATACGGATTTTTACAGTTTAAAAGGGACCGTTGAGTTGTTGCTGCACCAACTGGGTATTTCTTCAAAATGTGTATGGACACCGTTCTGCAAACCAGGGTTATTCAGGGAAGAAAGGGCCGCCAGGATACTGCTGGACGGCAGGGTCCTTGGATACATCGGAGAGGCAAGCAGGGACCTGGGATTGAAAACGGAACCATGCTTGTTGGAGATCGACGTCGAACTTTTAACAGAAAAATCAAATTTTACGAAGGAATATCATGCGTTATCGCAGTATCCTTCTGTTATTCGCGATCTTGCAGTGATTGTTGATGAGCGGGCAGCGTGGGCGTCGGTTGAACAGTGTATTACCGGGACCCATGTGCCGTTCCTGAAAGAGATACAGTTCTTCGATATTTACCGCGGCAAACAGATCCCCGCAGGAAAAAAAAGCGTTGCGTTCAGCCTCTGTTTTCAGGCACACGACAGGACACTGAGGGGAGAAGAGGCTGATGCGGCGGTGCAGGCCATCCTGGATGCCCTCCGGAATAAACTTGGAGCTGAATTACGAACATCATAG